In Pyricularia oryzae 70-15 chromosome 2, whole genome shotgun sequence, one genomic interval encodes:
- a CDS encoding FAD binding domain-containing protein, whose amino-acid sequence MRITIPQLLLFVVAAPITGHLRDAQKHCKVTPLDAGWPSSEEWDRLNSTISGRLVRPVPPGAVCHADQPSHSTDGCIATQSQWRDPSFHLGDPVSVDWDNWANDTCAPDPEVGCSDAGYPVYVVNATEPEHVQAGVDFARNNNIRLVVKNSGHDYLGRSNAPFSLSIWVHHMKDMRIHEAGSFQPRNCPSDNLTHPRQDVVVTFGAGTEMGEAYRFTAAVNRTIVGGNGPTVALGGLITGGGHSILSPHHGLAVDQVLEMEMVDAEGRLLTLNECENEDLFFAVRGGGGSTFGILTSITMRTLKSPSVLGLGFSMITSADSPHALDAMVYFITQIPALAAAGISGYPIMHKAKPLGNVTYTGVVGILIMRDSSNPEDIMKLIQPIFSHANTTWPGHFVFTSQVVAHANFYSWYQQNYDKSQAGRSLVAASQLLDGQALKRNETAIRAVLEAVLDGGEAGFYMVSGKGVRDGGRTAVNPAWAEAVVHAATGVGFPSHDADAAAKASANAKRFSAALRSLRLNSGGAAYVNEAHPDEDDWQHEFWGSNYDRLREIKKKRDPETVFWCHPCVGNEEWEVRDGRLCQVDGSQWDVQGWRQ is encoded by the exons ATGCGCATCACCATACCTCAACTTCTTTTGTTCGTTGTTGCAGCACCCATCACGGGCCATCTCCGTGATGCGCAAAAGCACTGCAAAGTGACACCGCTAGACGCAGGCTGGCCATCGTCCGAGGAATGGGACCGACTCAACTCGACCATATCCGGCAGGCTCGTCAGGCCAGTGCCACCAGGGGCAGTATGCCACGCGGATCAGCCCTCGCACAGCACTGATGGATGCATTGCGACGCAGTCTCAGTGGCGTGATCCATCTTTCCACCTGGGGGATCCCGTCTCGGTCGATTGGGACAACTGGGCCAACGACACGTGTGCCCCTGATCCAGAGGTTGGCTGCAGCGATGCCGGCTATCCCGTCTATGTTGTGAACGCCACGGAACCAGAGCATGTGCAGGCCGGTGTTGATTTTG CCAGGAATAACAACATTCGGCTCGTCGTCAAAAACAGTGGCCACGACTACCTCGGCCGTTCCAACGCACCATTCTCTCTGTCGATATGGGTTCACCACATGAAAGACATGCGTATCCATGAAGCAGGCTCCTTCCAACCCAGGAATTGCCCCTCGGATAATCTCACACACCCGAGGCAGGATGTCGTTGTCACCTTTGGGGCCGGGACCGAGATGGGCGAGGCCTATCGCTTCACTGCCGCCGTGAACAGGACCATCGTAGGCGGCAACGGGCCAACAGTCGCCCTGGGAGGCTTAATCACAGGAGGCGGACACAGTATCTTGAGCCCACATCATGGTCTCGCCGTCGATCAGGTCTTGGAGATGGAGATGGTTGACGCCGAGGGCCGGCTGCTGACACTCAACGAATGCGAAAATGAGGATCTCTTTTTTGCCGTCCGAGGA GGAGGCGGCTCGACGTTTGGCATCTTGACCTCGATAACCATGCGCACCTTGAAATCCCCGAGTGTTCTTGGCCTGGGCTTTTCCATGATCACAAGCGCCGATAGTCCCCACGCCCTGGACGCCATGGTTTACTTTATCACACAGATCCCTGCGCTCGCCGCCGCTGGCATCTCGGGCTATCCAATCATGCACAAGGCCAAACCTCTGGGGAATGTGACGTACACCGGCGTGGTTGGCATATTGATCATGAGAGACAGCAGCAACCCTGAAGACATCATGAAGCTCATTCAGCCCATCTTCAGCCACGCCAACACCACCTGGCCGGGGCACTTTGTTTTTACTTCCCAGGTAGTTGCACATGCCAACTTTTACAGCTGGTATCAGCAAAACTACGACAAAAGCCAGGCTGGAAGGTCGCTAGTTGCTGCCTCGCAGCTGCTCGACGGGCAAGCCTTGAAGCGAAACGAGACGGCAATCAGAGCAGTTCTCGAAGCGGTGCTGGACGGCGGAGAGGCGGGCTTCTATATGGTCTCGGGGAAAGGGGTTCGCGACGGAGGACGCACGGCGGTGAATCCAGCTTGGGCCGAGGCCGTGGTGCATGCTG CTACTGGAGTCGGTTTTCCATCTCACGATGCAGACGCTGCGGCGAAAGCCTCGGCGAACGCAAAACGGTTCTCAGCGGCGCTTCGCAGTCTGCGTTTGAATAGTGGGGGAGCGGCGTACGTCAACGAG GCTCATCCCGACGAAGACGATTGGCAACACGAGTTCTGGGGAAGCAATTATGATAGGCTGAGAGAAAtcaaaaagaagagagatCCCGAGACTGTTTTCTGGTGTCACCCCTGCGTAGGAAACGAGGAATGGGAAGTTCGGGACGGCAGGCTTTGTCAAGTTGACGGTTCGCAGTGGGATGTCCAAGGTTGGCGGCAGTGA
- a CDS encoding oxidoreductase → MAQLLHNSRSTLAKLLVLALSFSNLAHSGGIVQDANGLADSYDYVIVGGGTAGLTLGDRLSEDGKNSVLVVEYGDLVNVSAITEVQGGFQGMNPEFMFSLTSVPQTNLRNRRAGVFAGKVLGGTSAINAMMAIRGTAEDYDRWGRFFGANSTWSWEGMLPYFKKAISFIPPGREVALASNITYDQRLWGNTSRVFASWPSYQYPSTKAIVDAFRAVPGVEFPRDGGEGRTGVYWYPQFSHPQTVTRSFSRTGHWDEVDRENYEVILNSKVTRVLFDGTRAVGVAFVQSEGGAGLATTVNARKEVILSAGAIHSPHILQLSGVGPRRLLESAKIPVVAHVPGVGQNFQDHPTPSASFDLRNFPIRPVRQDFTSNASFRAWADDLWAASRQGPRSIATGNVAAWLSLPVISPARHAEIADALAAQDPAACLPADADATVVKGYGAQMASYAAAMRRNDTAFYNLVVNSGGAPGSSVVSLDGGSAEGWLVALHQLSRGSVDVDPADAWGRPPVVDYRALSNPLDRDVMVEMIRFTRRFFVDNPAMARYEPVELQPGAAVVSFEALSATLPGTVSPTMGHPVGTCAMMPLELGGVVDEELRVYGVQGLRVVDGSVMPTIVGANPSQTIYGIAEKVCLIFESVGYNYRLDR, encoded by the exons ATGGCTCAGCTCCTGCATAACTCCCGGTCGACACTGGCCAAGTTGTTGGTGCTGGCTTTATCTTTTTCAAACCTGGCACACTCGGGTGGCATCGTCCAAGACGCGAATGGCCTTGCAGATTCATACGACTATGTCATCGTCGGAGGTGGAACTGCGGGGCTGACGCTGGGTGACCGCCTGAGCGAGGACGGCAAGAACTCGGTGCTGGTGGTAGAGTACGGGGATTTGG TCAACGTGTCGGCAATCACCGAAGTCCAGGGAGGGTTCCAGGGCATGAACCCGGAATTCATGTTCAGCCTGACGTCTGTCCCACAAACAAACCTCCGCAACCGCCGCGCGGGCGTCTTTGCCGGCAAGGTGCTGGGCGGCACGTCGGCCATCAACGCCATGATGGCCATCCGCGGCACGGCCGAAGACTACGACCGGTGGGGCCGGTTCTTTGGAGCAAACTCGACCTGGAGCTGGGAGGGGATGCTGCCCTACTTCAAAAAGGCCATCAGCTTCATCCCGCCGGGGCGCGAGGTGGCCCTGGCCTCCAACATCACCTACGACCAGCGGCTGTGGGGCAACACGTCCAGGGTCTTTGCCAGCTGGCCGTCGTACCAGTACCCCAGCACCAAGGCCATCGTGGACGCCTTCAGGGCGGTGCCGGGCGTCGAGTTTCcccgcgacggcggcgagggcaGGACGGGCGTCTACTGGTATCCGCAGTTTAGCCACCCGCAGACGGTGACGCGGTCCTTTTCGCGGACGGGGCATTGGGACGAGGTGGACAGGGAGAATTACGAGGTGATTTTGAACTCAAAGGTGACCAGGGTTCTCTTTGATGGCACGAGAGCTGTCGGGGTGGCTTTTGTGCAGTCGGAGGGAGGTGCTGGACTGGCAACGACGGTCAATGCGAGGAAGGAAGTCATCTTGTCTGCGGGAGCCATTCACAGTCCGCATATTCTGCAACTTAGTGGCGTGGGCCCGAGGAGACTGCTCGAGTCGGCCAAGATTCCCGTTGTTGCCCACGTTCCAGGGGTTGGCCAGAACTTTCAGGATCACCCGACGCCGTCGGCCAGCTTTGATC TGCGCAACTTCCCCATCCGCCCCGTCCGTCAAGACTTTACCAGCAACGCCAGCTTCCGAGCCTGGGCCGACGACCTCTGGGCCGCCAGCAGACAGGGCCCCCGCTCCATCGCCACCGGCAACGTGGCAGCCTGGCTGTCGCTGCCCGTGATCTCGCCCGCCCGCCACGCCGAGATCGCCGACGCGCTCGCGGCCCAAGACCCCGCCGCCTGCCTgcccgccgacgccgacgcgACCGTCGTCAAGGGGTACGGCGCGCAGATGGCGTCGTACGCGGCGGCGATGCGGCGCAACGACACGGCGTTTTACAACTTGGTCGTCAACAGCGGCGGCGCGCCGGGCAGCAGCGTCGTCAGCCTCGACGGCGGGTCGGCCGAGGGCTGGCTCGTGGCGCTGCACCAGCTCAGCCGGGGCAGCGTCGACGTCGACCCCGCCGACGCGTGGGGCCGTCCGCCCGTCGTCGACTACCGCGCCCTGTCCAACCCGCTCGACAGGGACGTCATGGTGGAGATGATTCGCTTCACGCGCCGCTTCTTTGTGGACAACCCGGCCATGGCGCGGTACGAGCCCGTGGAGCTGCAGCCCGGCGCCGCGGTCGTGAGCTTCGAGGCCCTCAGCGCCACGCTGCCTGGCACGGTGAGTCCGACCATGGGTCATCCGGTCGGGACCTGCGCCATGATGCCGCTGGAGTTGGGGGGTGTCGTCGATGAGGAGTTGAGGGTGTATGGGGTGCAGGGGCTGCGGGTCGTGGATGGGAGTGTCATGCCGACTATTGTGGGGGCGAATCCATCTCAGACCATCTATGGTATTGCTGAAAAGGTGTGTCTGATCTTTGAATCTGTTGGCTACAACTACCGTCTCGATCGCTAA
- a CDS encoding NACHT and WD domain-containing protein, whose translation MMNFRRGRFKSESSVSGSFDGDHASPDARHASPSPSSFSNNSTTANMEQSFGQVQESLDLPTRPRFLPQFRSFTSSSTFGARASTSPAPSRSAVTEDPLGLQIVQPVDEPAGDIVFVHGLGGSAWRTWSWNRDTALFWPDWLPEEEPSLARFRISTFGYNASFRGAATNLTILDFAKDLLMQLLAAIEDDRDSHRPIIFVVHSMGGLVVKKAYTLGRHDDRYADLVARVRGILFLATPHRGSQYAKTLNNILAATPTGTTKAYVSGLDINSETIQDINEGFRQHCEGLLLCSFFETLKTSLGLTKAMIVEKSSAVLGFPLETSAGMDADHHTICKFRDRSDPNFRKVKSILKTWASELTDTGPPSMEADFQIEPELPSQENIDQRIRDIFGVRDLPQNTITPIDSDNISYSTSGGWLFEKEDFKSWLSYDSGQAADCRQFLLVGLPGTGKTVLSRLSVKRLQSMGLDVQHHFFERTNQFTSTKHCCLRAIAAQMALSIPEFRDAVLRLEAKTGHSLSSPAATLDFQALWERYFQGVLFKLKLSRPIYWVLDSLDESDSPGILLSLISSISSQTPIRVLMTSRPLKVAPTWDQARGTTYFLVASDTEADMGNYITRAVQDVVPGDPPTQAFVRDEILKKAHGSFLWARLALDLIQDSWHIKTDLLVALTEVPRGMAAMYKHMLKNVKTQNPRNGRLARRVLEWVTCSVRTLFVDEMAAALRPEFGEFLNLAVSMTQICGHFITIEQAQTQPGRQRISLIHTTAREFLLNDVGEDGIGSGWIDEQLAHETIAKTCLAYLCEEQWKSRFASIPVTTGDDLVGISGDFPLLRYAVNHWAKHVSKSPVDSVELLEAVEGFMLNHCLSWIEALSLSGNMTQLVQSAKHLKKFVKRSTRQPKSEPRQLVRSMGTESRVSLAWIQPWAVDFIRIASKFAANLVSSPSAVYRNVPPMCPRASMVAKVYGGQCAGGANFSSLPTARLDQGRLSVSGIRSETWDDCLASVLVGNDEFGNQVLAAEGLFFTLVSSAGVVTAWNVQTCEKVRRFKHTEYVPMMAIGRGGQTLAVGGYSCFVIWDVATGEKLHQIPKAVDAVVRHLRFGPGETELVAAFDNCAVQIIQVDDGASKTSKMSLAGLDSSYWGCPWRQAISADLTKVAMAWRGRPPVVWDLSNLARAPLRCRTRAMQDPLLYQEQLLWHPDNNRLLILCQDTSLWEWWLPSDDLVEYPNVKAKDIALSEDGSLLLTVEYTGTISIWTLPQLHLVYRLTCSLGGDPSIGVVFSPDSQRFYDIRGSVCNVWGPDSLVRSDEDPDNDDATSTSGSYAVTEPVVTATPSAESTTITALAIGPEDKFFACAREDGSVVIHDALDEGNWLRKVHSHPLHSTVDLLSWSPSGKYMVSGDDSGYIVCKRLQIKDVKPPTPEKERTRNEPRGFTGRWAVFPVFDSRLREPARQVLFSPDEKLLVVSTDDAEHIWDLRAKQEVIRPLERKEGQTRGHWALHPTNPDRLLCLHGKVVREHKWSTGLEVTALTDQGQGGGPHGEQAQSSHVPDALPEPQAPSMPNSGHVSQSKTQTQSEAVVWSASIDSGRLRVAALSTNDNPWALTSHSGLDLYLLDTSCRPEPDTPKRLPAFVGEKVKLLLGSNGNNLVFLAFDGWVLSYNTTNPIATGMESSCNSSETNGSPTANNSQLGLRKHFFLPKDWLNTTTAHMSMVGTASDGTFFCPKQGDVAIVRNGLRL comes from the exons ATGATG AACTTCCGCCGAGGCCGCTTCAAATCCGAGTCTTCGGTCTCGGGCTCATTTGATGGCGACCATGCATCCCCAGACGCACGCCATGCGTCGCCTTCGCCATCTTCATttagcaacaacagcacaaCGGCGAATATGGAACAGTCATTTGGCCAGGTCCAAGAGTCTCTTGATCTCCCCACACGGCCAAGGTTTCTGCCACAGTTCAGGAGCTTTACCTCGTCATCCACAttcggggcccgggcttccACAAGTCCTGCACCCAGCCGCAGCGCTGTCACAGAAGACCCGTTGGGCCTGCAAATAGTGCAGCCGGTCGATGAACCTGCCGGGGACATAGTGTTTGTTCATGGACTGGGCGGCTCCGCGTGGAGGACGTGGTCATGGAACCGCGATACGGCGCTTTTCTGGCCCGACTGGCTGCCCGAGGAGGAGCCTTCACTGGCTAGGTTTCGCATCTCGACCTTTGGCTACAACGCCAGTTTTCGGGGTGCGGCCACCAACCTGACCATTCTCGACTTCGCCAAAGATCTCTTGATGCAGCTGCTGGCGGCCATCGAGGATGATAGAGACTCCCACAGGCCGATCATATTTGTGGTGCACTCTATGGGCGGCTTGGTGGTAAAAAAGGCTTACACCCTCGGTAGGCACGACGACCGATACGCGGACCTGGTGGCAAGGGTTAGGGGAATACTCTTCTTAGCTACACCGCACCGAGGCTCGCAGTACGCCAAGACGCTCAACAACATCCTGGCGGCAACGCCCACGGGAACGACCAAGGCGTACGTCTCGGGCTTGGACATCAACTCGGAGACAATCCAGGACATCAACGAGGGCTTCCGGCAGCATTGCGAGGGCCTACTGCTGTGCTCATTTTTTGAGACTCTCAAGACTAGTCTAGGTTTAACTAAGGCCATG ATTGTGGAAAAGTCATCTGCAGTGTTGGGGTTTCCTCTGGAAACATCGGCGGGGATGGACGCCGACCATCATACTATTTGCAAGTTCAGGGACAGATCCGACCCAAATTTCAGAAAGGTCAAAAGTATCCTCAAAACATGGGCATCAGAATTGACAGATACTG GGCCTCCTTCAATGGAGGCAGACTTTCAAATTGAGCCCGAACTTCCGAGTCAAGAAAATATCGACCAAAGAATTCGAGATATTTTCGGCGTCAGGGACCTTCCCCAAAACACCATCACACCCATAGACTCCGATAACATCAGCTACTCTACCTCAGGAGGCTGGCTGTTCGAAAAAGAAGACTTTAAAAGCTGGTTATCCTACGATAGTGGCCAAGCAGCCGACTGTCGCCAATTTCTGCTTGTCGGACTTCCTGGAACTGGGAAAACAGTGCTATCGCGACTGAGCGTCAAGAGACTCCAGTCAATGGGACTCGATGTGCAGCATCATTTTTTTGAACGCACCAACCAGTTCACCAGCACAAAGCATTGTTGTCTTAGGGCAATCGCTGCGCAAATGGCCTTGTCTATCCCCGAGTTCCGCGACGCAGTGTTGCGACTGGAAGCCAAGACGGGTCATTCTCTGAGCTCGCCTGCTGCCACTCTAGACTTTCAAGCACTTTGGGAGCGCTACTTTCAAGGTGTTCTGTTTAAACTGAAGCTATCTAGGCCTATATACTGGGTACTCGACAGCCTGGACGAATCCGATAGCCCAGGCATACTTCTTTCACTCATCTCCTCAATATCTTCACAGACGCCAATCAGGGTTTTGATGACCAGCAGACCTCTCAAGGTAGCCCCTACCTGGGACCAAGCGAGGGGCACAACCTACTTCCTGGTAGCGTCCGATACTGAGGCAGACATGGGAAACTACATTACCAGGGCGGTCCAGGACGTCGTGCCGGGAGATCCACCGACACAAGCTTTTGTAAGAGACGAGATACTCAAGAAAGCCCATGGCTCTTTTCTGTGGGCGCGGCTGGCTCTCGACCTCATCCAAGACAGCTGGCATATAAAGACGGATCTTCTGGTTGCCCTGACAGAGGTCCCGCGGGGGATGGCTGCAATGTACAAACACATGCTCAAGAATGTCAAAACGCAGAACCCCAGGAATGGCAGATTGGCGAGGAGAGTGCTAGAGTGGGTGACATGCAGCGTGCGCACGCTCTTTGTGGACGAGATGGCGGCAGCGCTGAGGCCCGAGTTTGGCGAGTTTCTGAACTTGGCCGTGTCCATGACGCAGATCTGTGGCCACTTTATCACGATCGAGCAGGCGCAAACACAGCCTGGGAGGCAGCGCATCTCCTTGATACACACGACAGCCAGGGAGTTTCTGCTGAATGACGTGGGCGAGGATGGCATTGGCTCGGGATGGATTGACGAGCAGCTCGCACACGAAACGATTGCCAAAACATGCCTTGCCTACTTGTGCGAAGAGCAGTGGAAGTCGAGATTTGCGTCGATTCCGGTGACGACAGGCGACGACCTGGTCGGAATTTCAGGAGACTTTCCCCTCTTGCGTTATGCAGTCAACCACTGGGCTAAACACGTGTCAAAATCTCCCGTGGATAGCGTAGAGCTGCTAGAGGCCGTCGAGGGATTTATGCTCAATCACTGTCTATCCTGGATAGAGGCTCTTTCTCTGTCCGGCAACATGACCCAGCTGGTTCAATCGGCAAAGCATCTCAAGAAGTTTGTCAAGAGGTCGACCCGTCAGCCAAAGTCAGAACCGCGTCAGCTGGTGCGCTCCATGGGCACAGAGTCTCGCGTATCCTTGGCCTGGATCCAGCCCTGGGCGGTTGACTTTATCCGCATCGCCAGCAAGTTTGCCGCCAACCTGGTCAGCAGCCCGTCGGCGGTTTACCGCAACGTGCCACCAATGTGTCCGCGTGCGTCGATGGTGGCCAAGGTTTATGGAGGACAGTGTGCTGGCGGGGCCAACTTTTCTTCCCTGCCGACGGCTCGCCTGGACCAGGGACGCCTCTCGGTCAGCGGCATTCGGTCCGAGACATGGGATGACTGTCTGGCCAGCGTGCTGGTTGGCAACGATGAGTTCGGCAACCAGGTGCTCGCCGCCGAGGGTCTCTTCTTCACCCTGGTTAGCAGTGCCGGCGTCGTCACCGCTTGGAACGTTCAGACGTGCGAAAAGGTCCGCAGGTTCAAGCATACCGAGTACGTCCCGATGATGGCGATTGGCCGCGGCGGTCAGACTCTCGCAGTGGGGGGCTACAGCTGCTTTGTCATCTGGGATGTCGCCACCGGAGAGAAGCTTCACCAGATACCCAAGGCAGTTGATGCTGTCGTGCGCCATCTGAGGTTTGGACCAGGAGAAACGGAGCTCGTAGCTGCGTTTGACAACTGCGCAGTCCAGATCATCCAGGTCGACGACGGTGCCTCAAAAACTTCCAAGATGAGCCTTGCGGGCCTGGATTCCAGCTATTGGGGGTGTCCCTGGAGACAGGCAATCAGCGCCGATTTAACCAAGGTCGCAATGGCATGGCGTGGGAGACCACCAGTTGTTTGGGACCTGAGCAACCTTGCCAGAGCGCCTCTGCGATGTCGGACCCGAGCGATGCAGGATCCCCTGCTGTATCAAGAACAGCTCCTGTGGCATCCGGACAATAACCGGCTGCTGATTCTCTGCCAGGACACTTCGCTCTGGGAGTGGTGGCTGCCGAGCGACGACCTTGTAGAGTACCCCAATGTCAAAGCCAAAGACATTGCGCTCTCTGAAGATGGATCTCTCCTTCTCACGGTAGAATACACTGGCACAATCAGCATATGGACCTTGCCTCAGTTGCACCTCGTATACCGACTAACATGCAGCCTCGGCGGCGATCCATCCATCGGCGTCGTCTTCAGCCCCGACAGTCAACGGTTCTACGACATCCGTGGCTCGGTCTGCAACGTCTGGGGGCCGGACTCGCTGGTGCGATCCGACGAGGACCCCGACAATGACGACGCCACCAGCACATCAGGCAGCTACGCCGTCACAGAGCCCGTGGTCACAGCTACGCCGTCAGCCGAAAGCACAACCATCACTGCGCTCGCCATTGGCCCCGAAGATAAATTCTTTGCCTGCGCCCGCGAGGACGGTTCCGTTGTGATCCACGATGCTCTCGACGAGGGCAACTGGCTGCGCAAGGTGCACTCGCACCCCCTGCATAGTACCGTTGACCTCTTGTCCTGGTCGCCCTCTGGAAAGTACATGGTGTCCGGTGACGACTCGGGGTATATAGTCTGCAAGCGTCTGCAGATCAAGGACGTGAAGCCTCCCACGCCCGAGAAGGAGCGCACTCGCAATGAGCCCCGCGGCTTTACCGGGAGATGGGCTGTTTTCCCCGTGTTTGACAGTCGTCTCAGAGAGCCTGCAAGGCAGGTGCTTTTCAGCCCTGACGAAAAGCTACTTGTGGTGAGCACAGATGACGCAGAGCATATATGGGATTTGCGAGCAAAGCAGGAAGTCATCCGACCACTGGAGCGAAAAGAAGGTCAAACAAGGGGACACTGGGCGCTGCACCCCACAAACCCTGACCGACTGCTTTGTCTGCATGGCAAGGTTGTCCGAGAGCACAAGTGGAGCACTGGTCTTGAAGTAACAGCATTGACTGATCAAGGTCAGGGCGGCGGTCCTCATGGCGAGCAAGCGCAATCATCCCATGTCCCTGACGCTCTTCCAGAGCCACAAGCGCCGTCCATGCCAAACTCTGGCCACGTTTCGCAGTCCAAAACACAGACGCAGAGCGAGGCAGTAGTCTGGTCCGCGTCTATCGATAGCGGCAGGCTTAGAGTTGCAGCCCTATCGACCAACGACAACCCTTGGGCACTAACATCACATTCCGGGCTGGATCTTTACCTTCTAGACACCTCGTGTAGACCCGAGCCTGATACTCCCAAAAGGTTGCCGGCTTTCGTGGGCGAAAAGGTCAAGCTACTCCTCGGCTCAAACGGTAACAATCTTGTCTTTCTGGCCTTTGACGGCTGGGTCTTATCTTATAACACCACAAATCCGATAGCTACCGGGATGGAATCGTCTTGCAATAGCTCGGAAACGAATGGAAGTCCTACTGCCAATAACTCCCAGCTAGGACTGCGAAAACATTTCTTCCTGCCAAAAGACTGGCTCAACACGACAACGGCACACATGTCAATGGTAGGAACCGCATCGGATGGAACTTTTTTCTGTCCAAAGCAGGGTGATGTTGCCATCGTGAGAAATGGACTTCGCTTATAA